One part of the Treponema sp. OMZ 787 genome encodes these proteins:
- a CDS encoding MSP porin has product MKKILSILMILALVGGVAFAQLTPSVEASAAVNWGIDLGAGKDAKAQHGFENVFDAKVVVPLYMGTLNSKNEGSVHMNFDLGLNLAYRFKKRLSNSASPFDAWDSDAQIDLWRKTLSGMSASVHFFGGYINVFGRPDFSTNFAQIWSPIRDDGTAWGPETSGDITGFGTKLGYKSDNLAGTGLSLDAGLKLGSNGAWNTKGEEAVPGKKIYKKVTFEKDYELKAEDLAKKVYKSKETGVDGNVVLVFDGAADTLANHYPTWAVGHKITEAESKLIFFEEAVSYDGKKDKKDPVANKYAIGFDLSLGYDKWVTLDFGINAIITDVEDFVNAGVAKDVAAGSKKDAMYLGTGFKLGSKAVEGLDVKLAMDTLMNVGKDSKVAFDLRFDAAYKWVAFGAYFGNDLSAYAGKDKGGKAIGDMAMMLAFKSAASGDTNLVNGLAFGVDFRLNHILSEVKKDNKSTLPMGLSAWVNYKYNITDAMWVKPYANFWAESNKTHKDTTNTDKFFGVAYKVGAVFSPVEKVEVEASWMHGKLAWNQYEGEGMLSAPAVDAHNGTLVLGVKVNY; this is encoded by the coding sequence ATGAAAAAAATTCTGTCAATTTTGATGATTCTGGCTCTTGTGGGCGGAGTTGCATTTGCCCAGCTTACACCATCAGTAGAAGCCAGTGCTGCAGTAAACTGGGGTATTGATCTTGGTGCAGGAAAGGACGCAAAAGCTCAACATGGTTTTGAAAATGTCTTTGATGCAAAAGTCGTAGTACCTCTATATATGGGTACTTTAAATTCCAAGAATGAAGGTAGTGTTCATATGAACTTTGATCTTGGTTTGAACTTGGCCTATAGATTCAAGAAAAGATTGTCAAATAGTGCTTCTCCCTTCGATGCATGGGATTCAGATGCTCAGATTGATCTATGGAGAAAAACATTAAGCGGTATGTCTGCTTCTGTACATTTCTTTGGCGGATATATTAATGTTTTTGGTAGACCTGACTTTTCTACAAACTTTGCACAAATTTGGTCACCTATCAGAGATGATGGTACAGCTTGGGGTCCTGAGACATCTGGTGATATCACTGGTTTTGGTACAAAACTTGGATATAAGAGTGATAATTTGGCTGGAACAGGTCTTTCATTGGATGCTGGTTTAAAATTAGGTTCGAATGGTGCATGGAATACAAAGGGTGAAGAAGCTGTACCCGGTAAAAAGATCTATAAAAAGGTAACTTTTGAAAAAGATTATGAGCTTAAAGCTGAAGATCTTGCTAAGAAAGTTTATAAGTCAAAAGAAACAGGGGTTGATGGTAATGTTGTGTTAGTATTTGATGGAGCTGCTGATACTCTTGCTAACCATTATCCAACATGGGCTGTTGGTCATAAAATTACTGAGGCTGAATCTAAGCTGATTTTCTTTGAAGAAGCAGTTTCTTATGATGGCAAAAAAGATAAGAAAGATCCTGTAGCTAATAAATATGCTATTGGTTTTGACTTAAGCTTAGGCTATGACAAATGGGTTACACTAGATTTTGGTATCAATGCAATTATCACTGATGTTGAAGACTTTGTAAATGCTGGTGTTGCTAAAGATGTTGCTGCCGGCTCAAAAAAGGATGCCATGTATCTCGGTACAGGATTTAAACTTGGTTCAAAGGCTGTTGAGGGTCTTGATGTAAAATTAGCTATGGATACCTTAATGAATGTAGGAAAAGATTCAAAGGTTGCTTTTGATCTTCGCTTTGATGCTGCTTACAAGTGGGTAGCTTTTGGTGCATACTTTGGTAACGACTTGTCAGCCTATGCCGGAAAAGACAAGGGTGGAAAAGCTATCGGTGATATGGCAATGATGCTTGCTTTCAAATCCGCTGCTTCAGGCGATACAAATTTAGTTAACGGTTTGGCTTTCGGTGTTGATTTCAGACTTAACCATATCTTAAGTGAAGTTAAGAAAGATAATAAGTCTACTCTACCTATGGGTCTAAGTGCTTGGGTAAACTACAAGTATAATATCACAGACGCAATGTGGGTAAAGCCCTATGCTAACTTCTGGGCAGAAAGCAATAAGACTCATAAAGATACAACAAACACAGATAAGTTCTTCGGCGTTGCCTACAAGGTTGGTGCAGTATTCTCTCCTGTAGAAAAGGTTGAAGTTGAAGCTTCTTGGATGCATGGTAAGCTTGCTTGGAACCAATATGAAGGTGAAGGAATGCTTTCAGCTCCTGCTGTTGATGCACACAACGGAACTTTAGTACTTGGTGTTAAAGTTAATTACTAA
- a CDS encoding selenium metabolism-associated LysR family transcriptional regulator produces the protein MEFKQLEVFSKLVENLSFSTTAAELNISQPTVSLTLKQLEEELDTPLFLRSTRELKLTEAGSKLYGEAKNILAERDKIIEKFIHPERKVITIGASTIPAGYLLPAIVREFKKKHPDIYIKVEEKNSLETIKKVSLNTVDIGIVGMKVEDENCEFLPIYKDEFVFISANNAYYQKLKKSNPDLKRIAEEPFIIREAGSAVKQNMELILKSQKIDLNSINISASINDTEVIKQLTAEGLGTSFISKIAVADMVKNKKLIAFELGDIPHQYRNIYLVWNKKINYASHIKDFLNCTECFKVKKELKNFEDD, from the coding sequence ATGGAATTTAAACAACTTGAAGTATTTAGTAAACTTGTAGAAAATTTAAGCTTTTCCACTACTGCAGCGGAATTGAATATATCGCAGCCTACTGTCAGCCTTACATTAAAGCAGCTTGAAGAGGAGCTTGATACGCCTCTCTTTTTGCGTTCTACACGCGAGCTAAAACTTACCGAGGCGGGAAGCAAGCTCTACGGCGAAGCAAAAAATATTTTAGCTGAAAGAGATAAGATAATAGAAAAATTTATACATCCCGAAAGAAAGGTTATAACTATAGGAGCTTCCACAATTCCTGCCGGTTATCTTCTTCCTGCGATAGTGAGGGAGTTCAAAAAAAAGCATCCCGACATTTATATCAAGGTCGAGGAAAAAAACAGCCTCGAAACAATAAAAAAGGTTTCGCTGAATACTGTCGATATAGGCATTGTCGGAATGAAGGTAGAAGATGAAAATTGCGAATTTCTTCCTATATATAAAGACGAATTTGTTTTTATAAGTGCAAACAATGCTTATTATCAAAAGCTCAAAAAATCGAATCCCGATTTAAAACGAATTGCTGAAGAACCCTTTATTATCAGGGAAGCCGGCTCGGCCGTCAAACAAAATATGGAACTGATTTTAAAATCGCAAAAGATAGATTTAAATTCCATAAACATAAGCGCCTCGATAAATGACACAGAGGTAATCAAGCAATTAACCGCTGAAGGCTTAGGTACTTCTTTTATATCAAAGATTGCTGTTGCCGATATGGTAAAAAATAAAAAACTGATAGCCTTTGAGCTTGGAGATATCCCTCACCAATACCGGAACATTTATCTGGTATGGAACAAAAAAATAAACTACGCAAGCCATATCAAAGACTTTTTAAACTGCACGGAATGCTTTAAGGTAAAAAAAGAGCTTAAAAATTTTGAAGATGATTAA
- a CDS encoding ATP-binding protein: MDFDFSRKIPIGVQSFEVMRNDKFLYVDKTPFLFKLAHSNRVYFLSRPRRFGKSLFLSTLKAYFLGQKELFTGLYIEKAEEKRAEIEKSAAWVEYPVLYLDFNTKYYKDQEALLTIINLHLDDWEKIYSLTKTSGSIEDRFKAIISALYEKTGRQVVILVDEYDKPLLQTMGLNEALNEEYRNTLKAFYSVIKTCDQYIRFAFLTGVTKFSKVSIFSDLNNLQDISMLNNYAEICGLTQNEIENTFKPEIERLANNSKNSYDKMLEELKKRYDGYKFSVSGESVYNPFSILNTLNSGELKNYWFATGTPTFLVNYLKDAYYNVPELDGGVEINEAGIDLYRADAKDPLPILFQSGYLTIKEYLEEANIYRLGFPNDEVRYGFLENLVPAYSSLRPYETASSVWEFTKDIRAGNVDGFMERMQAIIAGVPYDNLPKDRFKLREQNYQTAVYLIFKLMGQFVQTEIHCAKGRADCIVHTKDSIYIFEFKLMSAGSPEDAIAQIKEKGYAGQFKAEGKKIILIGSSFDEEERTIGEWKTESLE; the protein is encoded by the coding sequence ATGGACTTTGATTTTTCACGAAAAATACCGATAGGTGTACAGAGCTTTGAGGTAATGCGTAACGATAAATTTCTCTATGTCGATAAAACGCCTTTTTTGTTTAAACTCGCTCACTCCAACCGAGTCTATTTTTTAAGCCGCCCTCGGCGTTTCGGCAAAAGCCTTTTTTTGTCGACTCTCAAAGCCTACTTTTTAGGCCAAAAAGAATTATTTACCGGCTTATACATCGAAAAGGCAGAAGAAAAACGGGCCGAAATCGAAAAATCTGCCGCTTGGGTAGAATATCCTGTTCTCTATTTGGATTTTAATACCAAATATTATAAGGATCAAGAAGCTCTTTTAACTATTATAAATTTGCACTTAGATGACTGGGAAAAAATTTATTCACTTACAAAAACATCTGGAAGTATTGAGGATAGATTTAAAGCTATAATTTCAGCCTTGTACGAAAAAACCGGCCGGCAAGTTGTAATCCTTGTGGATGAATACGATAAGCCTCTTTTACAAACTATGGGTTTAAACGAGGCATTAAACGAAGAATACCGAAACACCCTCAAGGCTTTTTATTCGGTAATAAAAACCTGTGACCAATACATCCGTTTTGCTTTTTTAACAGGCGTAACAAAGTTTAGTAAGGTTAGTATTTTTAGTGATTTAAATAACTTACAAGATATAAGTATGCTGAATAACTATGCCGAAATATGCGGACTGACTCAAAACGAAATAGAAAACACATTTAAGCCCGAAATAGAGAGATTAGCAAATAACAGTAAAAACTCTTATGACAAAATGCTTGAAGAATTAAAAAAGCGTTATGACGGCTATAAGTTCAGTGTATCCGGTGAATCGGTTTATAACCCTTTCAGCATATTAAATACGCTTAACTCAGGCGAATTAAAAAACTACTGGTTTGCGACCGGAACTCCGACCTTTTTGGTAAACTATTTAAAAGACGCTTATTACAATGTGCCCGAGTTGGACGGAGGAGTCGAAATAAACGAAGCGGGAATCGATCTATATCGTGCCGATGCGAAAGACCCTTTACCGATACTTTTTCAATCGGGATATTTAACGATAAAGGAATATTTAGAAGAAGCAAATATCTACCGCTTGGGCTTCCCTAATGATGAGGTGCGTTACGGCTTTTTAGAAAACCTTGTGCCTGCCTATTCTTCACTTAGGCCTTATGAAACGGCTTCATCCGTGTGGGAATTTACAAAGGATATTCGGGCAGGGAATGTAGACGGGTTTATGGAGAGGATGCAGGCAATAATAGCGGGAGTACCCTACGATAATCTTCCGAAGGATAGGTTTAAGTTAAGGGAGCAAAACTACCAGACGGCTGTCTACTTAATCTTTAAGCTTATGGGTCAATTTGTTCAAACCGAGATACACTGTGCAAAGGGCAGGGCTGATTGTATAGTGCATACTAAAGATTCAATCTACATCTTTGAGTTTAAGCTGATGAGTGCAGGAAGCCCTGAAGATGCAATCGCACAGATAAAAGAAAAGGGCTATGCCGGTCAATTTAAGGCAGAGGGCAAAAAGATAAT
- the gyrA gene encoding DNA topoisomerase (ATP-hydrolyzing) subunit A, with translation MEEIQTKEGGAVIPIPIENEVKRAYIDYSMSVIVSRALPDVRDGLKPVHRRILYSMEEKGLRSSGPTRKCAKIVGDVLGSYHPHGDASVYDALVRLGQDFSLRYPVIYPQGNFGTIGGDPPAAYRYTEAKMAKIAETMVEDIKKETVDFIPNFDDSTKEPTVLPAKFPFLLANGSSGIAVGMATNMPPHNLREIADAVSAYIDNPEIEIDELCKYMKGPDFPTGGVIYGRKGIKQAFKTGRGKILVRGKFTIEVDKKGKETIVFTEVPYQVNTTTLVSRIGELAREKVIDGIANVNDETSDRTGLRIVIELKRGAITKVVLNQLFAKTALQSSFGVINLALVNGRPETLNLKLLVKYFVEHRVDVVTRRTKFDLRKAEERAHILEALIVAIDNIDEVIKIIRASRDTQTAKNGLMERFGFDDVQAQAIVDMQLKRLTSLEIEDLRKELQELQVLIAHLKDLLAHPEKILALIKEETTEIAEKFGDERKTDIVADEVEELNIEDLIKKEEMVILISHLGYIKRIPATAYKSQNRGGKGSNSANLAEDDFLDQIFTASTHDYIMFITNAGKAYWLKVHEIQEASRTSRGSHIKSLLSVSSDEEITAVVSLKEFDDKTYLLMATAGGVVKKVTTDNFANAKTRGIIAIKLDEGDKLVSAILTGGKDEIMLITRRGQALRTSEEDIRSQGRSSRGVTGIRLSSEDELTGALRVTENQKMLVMTENGYGKRVEFSEFSAHGRGTGGQRIYTLSEKTGEVVGLLTVFDDDEVVCITGQGKTIRISVDSVGTMGRAAQGVKILDIESPDMLIGLDVVARDEE, from the coding sequence GTGGAAGAGATACAAACTAAGGAAGGCGGAGCGGTAATTCCGATTCCTATCGAAAATGAAGTAAAAAGAGCCTACATAGATTATTCAATGTCAGTTATAGTAAGCCGAGCCCTGCCCGATGTAAGGGACGGTCTAAAGCCCGTTCACAGGCGAATTCTCTATTCAATGGAAGAAAAGGGTTTACGCAGTTCAGGCCCCACCAGAAAATGTGCTAAAATTGTAGGTGATGTATTAGGAAGTTACCACCCTCACGGCGATGCTTCGGTTTATGATGCCCTCGTCCGCCTCGGACAGGACTTCTCTCTACGCTATCCGGTTATTTATCCTCAAGGAAACTTCGGAACCATAGGAGGCGACCCACCCGCTGCTTACCGATATACGGAAGCCAAGATGGCCAAAATCGCCGAAACCATGGTCGAGGACATAAAAAAAGAAACCGTCGATTTTATTCCGAACTTTGACGATTCCACAAAGGAGCCGACCGTCCTTCCGGCAAAATTTCCCTTCTTGCTTGCAAACGGTTCAAGCGGGATTGCAGTCGGTATGGCAACCAACATGCCGCCCCATAACTTGCGAGAGATAGCCGATGCCGTTTCGGCCTACATAGACAATCCCGAAATCGAAATAGACGAGCTTTGTAAATACATGAAGGGGCCCGACTTTCCGACCGGCGGAGTCATCTATGGAAGAAAGGGCATAAAACAAGCCTTTAAAACCGGCCGCGGAAAAATATTGGTACGCGGTAAATTTACAATTGAGGTCGATAAAAAGGGAAAAGAAACTATAGTCTTTACAGAAGTTCCCTATCAGGTAAACACAACCACCCTCGTATCCCGCATCGGGGAATTAGCCCGCGAAAAAGTTATAGACGGAATCGCAAACGTAAACGATGAAACTTCCGATAGAACAGGCTTGCGTATTGTTATAGAGTTAAAGAGGGGGGCAATTACAAAGGTAGTATTAAACCAGCTCTTTGCAAAGACAGCCCTTCAATCTTCCTTCGGAGTTATAAACCTAGCCCTTGTAAACGGAAGACCCGAAACCCTCAACCTAAAACTTCTTGTAAAATACTTTGTAGAGCACAGGGTCGATGTAGTTACCCGCAGAACAAAATTCGATTTACGCAAGGCGGAAGAAAGGGCTCATATCTTGGAAGCCCTTATCGTTGCCATCGACAACATAGATGAGGTTATCAAAATAATAAGGGCATCCCGCGACACTCAAACGGCAAAAAACGGCTTGATGGAAAGATTCGGCTTTGATGATGTCCAAGCTCAGGCTATTGTCGATATGCAGTTAAAGCGTTTGACAAGCTTGGAAATTGAAGACCTCAGAAAAGAATTGCAGGAATTGCAGGTTTTAATCGCTCACTTAAAAGATCTTCTTGCTCATCCCGAAAAGATCTTAGCCTTAATAAAGGAAGAAACTACAGAGATAGCCGAAAAGTTCGGTGATGAGCGCAAAACCGATATTGTAGCCGATGAGGTTGAAGAGCTCAATATCGAAGACCTTATCAAAAAAGAAGAGATGGTTATTTTAATTTCCCACCTCGGATATATCAAGCGTATTCCGGCCACGGCCTATAAGAGTCAAAACAGGGGCGGCAAGGGTTCCAATTCCGCAAACCTTGCAGAAGACGACTTTTTGGACCAGATTTTTACGGCCTCAACCCACGATTATATTATGTTTATCACAAATGCGGGAAAGGCCTACTGGTTAAAGGTGCATGAAATACAGGAAGCAAGCAGAACGAGCCGCGGCTCTCACATAAAATCCCTTCTTTCAGTTTCTTCCGATGAAGAAATTACGGCAGTCGTTTCTTTAAAAGAATTTGACGATAAGACTTATCTTTTGATGGCGACCGCAGGCGGTGTTGTAAAAAAAGTTACCACCGACAATTTTGCAAATGCAAAAACCCGCGGAATCATTGCGATAAAACTGGATGAGGGCGATAAGCTTGTAAGTGCAATTCTTACAGGCGGCAAGGATGAGATTATGCTCATAACCCGCCGAGGTCAGGCCCTCCGCACAAGCGAAGAAGACATCCGCTCACAAGGCCGTTCTTCCCGCGGTGTTACCGGAATAAGGCTTTCTTCAGAGGATGAGCTTACGGGAGCACTCCGCGTAACGGAAAATCAAAAGATGCTTGTTATGACAGAAAACGGCTACGGCAAGCGCGTAGAGTTTTCGGAATTTTCCGCTCACGGAAGAGGAACCGGCGGACAGCGTATC
- a CDS encoding adenylate/guanylate cyclase domain-containing protein: MIKALNDILNRIKKIYVHPKTVKIASLIILTELMILPFSMTKMDLFNTSQKAVSLYPMTVLFSGFAQRGFNFFYASSLLLFLLPISFIIISVSLFQKKISSKVVYFSALIPISLYLAASVSGMNLFANTARWFYTLNGFTYFAFFTALVFHAFLIAHGIISIKRQNGSYMEYKRLLKEEEEKEEALRKRAADRIKKQKEKSLKNTPESIREENFSVEKLLKNSINSFKNRKKRSHIKIKITIVILFTILVILSTFIYTDLRNYNIMLTQNVNTTGKNQAEQVAAIYSFSDGLHAKISAFLEGIKKTNLSSPFPFQRVDIITTSNKTPVFLEEIDSSTVLPSFDVFSYTTEAGNVRSIPDEEKHITPEDAAHYITHFKNENTVSTPIYKAEKGTCIYIYPITFTRKEGQRLLGFSVVTYLKEILDRPYFQAKVFVFSISTVFFYASIIIVLFLADFIANPVIFLCGNIRKTANILSGMISSSAAVEAERLIFEENIKTHDEIKTLSIELKNIISLIRGILPYVSFHTIQNAEKNLSSKSTTRELCFLFTDIRGFTTMCENMQPREVINILNRYLDIETKIIFENGGDVDKYVGDEIMAFFSGPKKEINACKAAMEIRKAMRREQKAAAKEGSATISIGIGINSGPVVFGPVGSKTRKDFTSIGDTVNLAARLEGANKEYGSKSIISEAVYENLDDSFICRELDLVTVKGKTEPVRIFEILQPTEKQPIEAVNEIKKLFETGLFHYRKRKWKQAEKAFSECVEKHNDAPSKVFLKRIAHYQEFPPKNGWKGVFIMNVK, encoded by the coding sequence ATGATAAAGGCATTAAATGACATTCTCAACCGGATAAAAAAGATTTATGTTCATCCTAAAACGGTAAAAATCGCTTCTCTTATAATTCTTACAGAGCTTATGATTTTACCTTTTAGTATGACAAAGATGGACTTATTTAATACATCTCAAAAGGCCGTAAGCCTTTATCCTATGACCGTATTATTTTCAGGCTTTGCACAAAGGGGTTTTAACTTTTTTTATGCAAGCAGCCTTCTGTTGTTTTTACTGCCTATTTCATTCATCATCATATCCGTATCTCTTTTTCAAAAAAAAATCTCGTCAAAGGTTGTATATTTTTCGGCCTTAATTCCTATAAGCCTTTATCTTGCTGCTTCCGTTTCAGGGATGAATTTATTTGCAAATACGGCAAGATGGTTCTACACTCTTAACGGGTTTACATATTTTGCATTTTTTACAGCCCTTGTTTTTCATGCTTTTTTGATTGCTCACGGAATAATTTCGATAAAAAGGCAAAACGGTTCATACATGGAATATAAGCGCCTTTTAAAAGAAGAGGAAGAAAAAGAAGAAGCTTTAAGGAAAAGAGCCGCAGACAGGATAAAAAAACAAAAAGAAAAGTCCTTAAAAAACACTCCTGAATCCATACGGGAAGAAAATTTTTCGGTAGAAAAATTATTAAAAAACTCGATAAACAGCTTTAAAAACAGGAAAAAACGCTCTCACATAAAAATAAAAATTACAATAGTTATTCTTTTTACTATATTAGTGATTCTTTCAACATTTATTTACACCGATTTAAGAAACTATAATATAATGCTCACCCAAAATGTCAACACTACAGGAAAAAATCAGGCTGAGCAGGTTGCGGCCATATACAGCTTTTCGGACGGCCTTCATGCTAAAATCAGTGCCTTTTTGGAAGGCATAAAAAAGACAAACCTTTCTTCACCCTTTCCTTTCCAAAGGGTCGATATTATAACCACAAGCAATAAGACTCCCGTTTTTCTTGAAGAGATAGACAGTTCTACCGTGCTGCCGTCCTTCGATGTTTTTTCATACACTACTGAAGCGGGAAATGTGCGTTCGATACCCGATGAAGAAAAACACATCACACCTGAAGATGCGGCCCATTATATCACGCATTTTAAAAATGAAAATACGGTGAGCACTCCGATTTATAAGGCAGAAAAAGGAACCTGCATTTATATCTATCCTATAACATTTACACGCAAGGAAGGTCAAAGGCTTTTAGGGTTTTCCGTTGTTACATATCTTAAAGAAATTTTAGACCGCCCATACTTTCAAGCAAAGGTTTTTGTATTTTCAATTTCGACCGTGTTTTTTTATGCTTCAATAATAATCGTTCTTTTTTTGGCGGACTTTATCGCAAATCCAGTTATATTCTTATGCGGCAATATTCGAAAAACTGCAAATATTTTAAGCGGAATGATTTCGAGCAGTGCCGCCGTCGAAGCTGAGCGTCTTATTTTTGAAGAAAATATTAAAACCCATGACGAAATAAAAACCCTTTCAATCGAGCTGAAAAACATTATCTCGCTTATACGCGGTATTTTACCATATGTTTCTTTTCATACAATTCAAAATGCCGAAAAAAATCTTTCGAGTAAAAGTACCACAAGGGAGCTTTGTTTTTTGTTTACGGATATACGCGGCTTTACAACCATGTGCGAAAATATGCAGCCGCGGGAAGTCATCAATATTTTAAACCGCTATCTCGATATTGAAACAAAGATAATCTTTGAAAATGGCGGAGATGTCGATAAATATGTAGGCGATGAAATCATGGCCTTTTTCTCAGGGCCTAAAAAAGAAATAAATGCCTGTAAGGCTGCTATGGAAATTCGCAAGGCAATGAGGCGGGAACAAAAGGCTGCCGCAAAAGAAGGCTCTGCAACAATTTCTATAGGCATAGGAATAAATTCGGGCCCCGTAGTATTCGGTCCGGTCGGATCTAAAACAAGAAAAGATTTTACATCGATAGGCGATACGGTAAACCTTGCAGCCCGTCTTGAAGGAGCAAACAAAGAGTACGGCTCAAAGTCAATTATTTCCGAAGCCGTATACGAAAACCTTGATGACAGCTTTATATGCCGAGAACTTGATCTTGTTACAGTAAAAGGAAAAACCGAGCCTGTAAGAATTTTTGAAATTTTACAGCCGACAGAAAAGCAGCCTATCGAGGCCGTCAACGAAATAAAAAAACTATTTGAAACAGGCCTCTTCCATTACCGAAAAAGAAAATGGAAGCAAGCCGAAAAAGCTTTTTCAGAATGTGTAGAAAAACACAATGATGCCCCCTCAAAGGTATTCTTAAAAAGGATTGCTCATTATCAAGAGTTTCCGCCTAAGAACGGATGGAAGGGTGTTTTTATAATGAATGTAAAATAA